Proteins from a single region of Bdellovibrio svalbardensis:
- a CDS encoding PAS domain-containing sensor histidine kinase produces MNAMQDADSYLLKIRHALDASAIVAITDPQGNIIEVNDKFCEISKYAREDLLGQNHRIINSATHPKEFFRNMWKTILAGNKWEGEICNRAKDGSSYWVHTHIIPFKDDKGLIKEFVSIRYDITSRKRAEQNLSSLLDSHLDGLLIYDLSGNICWNNSTAQQMFPDVGEFVGLSVESLLGPEFGIFQVGEGRITKGYGDNAKSFELIAKNYNFQSRAAYLVSLRDVTEKTRSEARMIQQERLASIGVMASGLAHEIGTPLGVIRGRAEIISLTPGVVDSAKVGAEIIMQQIDRVSYLVKSLLKLARGEESTALQDVHLVSLFSEINDFIHHELEKQNILMDLNVEESYEIKAVYTSLFQVFLNLLVNATHAIQEKRKRLQSPSIPGLITVTAIKNDSFLVVRISDNGCGMNDDQMKKLFTPFFTTKEIGQGTGLGLATSYKLLQSWGGFLSVSSSEETGSNFEVHLPLG; encoded by the coding sequence ATGAATGCAATGCAAGATGCCGATTCTTATCTTCTGAAAATTCGCCACGCACTGGACGCAAGTGCCATTGTTGCAATTACCGATCCTCAGGGAAATATTATTGAGGTCAATGATAAGTTTTGTGAGATCTCTAAATATGCCCGAGAAGATCTGCTGGGTCAAAATCACCGCATCATCAACTCTGCCACGCATCCCAAAGAGTTCTTTCGCAATATGTGGAAAACAATTCTGGCCGGCAATAAGTGGGAGGGCGAGATCTGCAATAGAGCCAAAGATGGCAGCAGTTATTGGGTTCATACCCACATTATTCCATTTAAAGATGATAAAGGCTTGATCAAGGAATTTGTTTCGATCCGTTACGACATTACCAGCAGAAAAAGAGCTGAGCAAAACTTGAGCTCTTTGCTGGATTCGCACCTCGATGGTCTGTTGATTTATGATCTGAGTGGGAATATCTGCTGGAATAACAGTACTGCGCAACAAATGTTCCCTGATGTTGGTGAATTTGTTGGTCTGTCTGTTGAGTCGTTGTTGGGGCCTGAATTTGGTATCTTTCAAGTCGGAGAAGGTCGCATCACGAAGGGGTATGGGGACAATGCAAAAAGCTTCGAGCTGATTGCAAAAAACTACAACTTTCAATCTCGGGCCGCCTACCTGGTTAGCCTGCGCGATGTGACTGAAAAAACTCGTTCAGAGGCGCGAATGATTCAGCAGGAGCGATTGGCCAGCATTGGTGTGATGGCCTCGGGCCTGGCTCATGAAATTGGAACCCCACTGGGGGTCATTCGGGGGCGCGCGGAAATAATCTCTTTAACCCCCGGGGTTGTGGATTCAGCCAAAGTGGGCGCTGAAATTATCATGCAACAAATTGATCGGGTTTCTTATTTGGTGAAGAGTCTTTTAAAATTGGCTCGCGGCGAAGAGAGCACGGCTCTTCAAGATGTGCATCTGGTTTCGTTGTTTTCGGAGATCAATGATTTCATCCACCATGAATTGGAAAAACAAAATATTCTGATGGATTTGAATGTCGAAGAATCTTATGAAATTAAGGCGGTTTATACGTCCTTGTTTCAAGTGTTCTTAAATCTTTTAGTGAATGCCACTCACGCCATTCAAGAGAAGAGGAAAAGACTGCAGAGTCCCTCCATCCCTGGTTTAATCACGGTGACGGCAATAAAGAACGATAGTTTTTTGGTTGTGCGGATTTCTGACAACGGCTGTGGCATGAATGATGATCAAATGAAGAAACTCTTTACGCCTTTCTTTACGACAAAAGAGATTGGTCAGGGAACAGGTTTGGGGTTGGCGACCTCGTATAAGCTTTTGCAGTCCTGGGGTGGATTCCTGAGTGTGTCTTCATCTGAAGAGACAGGATCTAACTTCGAAGTTCATCTGCCTCTGGGGTAG
- a CDS encoding CBS domain-containing protein, whose translation MKSVPTIEKYMTTAPHTIGSEQSLAKAEKMMADLRIRHLPVLNAGKLVGILSDRDVKLVESFKDVNPEEVKISEAFTPDVYMVSPKAPLGEVCAEMALHKYGSVLVVDNHKLVGIFTWVDALEAFNELLDTRLKQ comes from the coding sequence ATGAAATCCGTTCCAACTATCGAAAAATATATGACAACTGCACCTCATACAATTGGCTCTGAGCAAAGTCTGGCTAAAGCTGAGAAAATGATGGCGGATCTGCGTATTAGACATTTACCAGTTTTGAATGCAGGCAAATTGGTGGGAATTCTTTCAGATCGTGATGTGAAACTTGTTGAAAGCTTTAAGGATGTAAATCCAGAAGAAGTGAAGATTTCTGAAGCTTTCACTCCCGATGTTTATATGGTTTCACCAAAAGCCCCTTTGGGGGAAGTTTGTGCTGAAATGGCCTTGCATAAATATGGATCCGTCTTGGTGGTGGATAATCACAAGCTGGTCGGGATCTTCACTTGGGTCGATGCGCTTGAGGCCTTCAATGAGCTCTTGGATACGCGTCTAAAGCAATAA
- the ileS gene encoding isoleucine--tRNA ligase — translation MTNANNSRPTTNTPPYSAVKPDVQLAKQEETILEFWDKEKIFQQSLDPKGKKTYSFYDGPPFATGLPHYGHLLAGVLKDVVPRYWTMKGYTVPRRFGWDCHGLPVEYEINKANKIESRKDILKMGVANYNNACRSIVKRYSEEWKITVRRVGRWVDMENPYFTMDVSFMQSVWWVFQEMFKKGLIYEGYKVVPYSVGISTPLSNFEANLNYKMVQDPALTVMFKVANQADTYLLAWTTTPWTLPSNLALAVGLEIDYVKVKEKSSGRTLILAQALLAGTFKDPDNEVEVLGMMKGKELVDLTYAPLFPYFGDRAEKGAFRVIASDHVTTDSGTGIVHMAPAFGEEDYYACAKAGIPIVNPVDDDGMFTAEVPDYQGKRVKEADKDIIADLKKRGHILKQDTIQHSYPFCYRSDTPLIYRAVSSWFVAVEKIKENLIANNKTTAWVPDHLRDGRFGNWLENARDWAISRNRFWGTPLPIWRNAEGEVICVGSRDELEKLSGQKIDDLHIEFVDNVTIPSPTGKSDLKRVEGVLDCWFESGSMPYAQWGYPNTNVEDFKKAFPADFIAEGLDQTRGWFYTLSVIGTALFNQAPFKNVVVNGLVLAEDGRKMSKSLRNYPDPMEVLNQHGADALRLYLIDSPVVKAQELKFSEKGVYDIVRKILLRWWNSYSFFANYANIDGFVPKGDAKKSPNILDQWVLSRLNGLIANTHKEMDAYRLYNVVPHLLQFIEDLTNTYIRFNRSHFWQEGMPEEKRYAYETLHEVLTTLSRLMAPFAPFMSEVTYKNLSQVLPNKKDSVHLESFPEADLTMLRPDLEEAVKAMDALVTLGRNHREKISVKAKIPLREIKIIHRSPQVLETLKKFEPYFIDELNFRTVKYDANEDQYVQITAKANFPVLGKRLGPKMKAVGAGIQKLSLESLLKLEKGETVLVEGEEIQLSDVEIRRGPKGDNANISTHQIVSIEVDPTVTPEQEREGLAREIMRKIQVARKTADFQMDDKITLEIACDGALLEALNAHKEMIVSETLTKNLNVLALSAEPTGKHTEISDIDGNVIKIGVVALPRV, via the coding sequence ATGACAAACGCAAACAACTCTCGCCCAACAACTAATACACCACCTTATTCAGCCGTAAAACCTGACGTCCAACTTGCGAAACAAGAAGAGACGATTCTTGAGTTTTGGGATAAAGAAAAGATTTTCCAACAGTCTTTGGATCCAAAAGGGAAAAAGACTTACAGCTTCTACGACGGACCTCCGTTCGCAACAGGCTTGCCACACTATGGGCACTTGCTTGCTGGTGTTTTGAAAGACGTCGTTCCTCGTTATTGGACGATGAAGGGCTACACAGTGCCTCGTCGCTTCGGTTGGGACTGTCATGGTCTTCCAGTTGAGTACGAAATCAACAAAGCCAATAAAATCGAAAGTCGTAAAGACATTCTGAAAATGGGCGTGGCAAATTACAACAACGCCTGCCGTTCCATCGTAAAACGTTATTCTGAAGAGTGGAAGATCACAGTCCGCAGAGTGGGTCGTTGGGTGGATATGGAAAATCCATATTTCACTATGGACGTCAGCTTCATGCAAAGCGTGTGGTGGGTGTTCCAAGAGATGTTTAAAAAAGGTTTGATCTATGAGGGTTATAAAGTTGTTCCTTACTCTGTAGGGATCTCAACGCCGCTTTCAAACTTTGAAGCCAATTTGAATTATAAAATGGTGCAGGACCCTGCTTTGACAGTGATGTTCAAAGTGGCTAACCAGGCTGACACCTACTTGCTTGCTTGGACGACGACTCCTTGGACTCTTCCTTCAAATCTTGCCTTGGCGGTAGGACTTGAAATTGACTACGTGAAGGTCAAAGAGAAATCATCAGGTCGTACTTTGATTCTTGCACAGGCTTTGCTCGCGGGAACTTTCAAAGATCCGGATAATGAAGTTGAAGTTCTGGGTATGATGAAAGGGAAAGAGCTGGTCGATTTGACTTATGCTCCGCTTTTCCCTTACTTCGGGGATCGCGCTGAAAAAGGGGCTTTCCGTGTGATCGCTTCAGATCACGTCACGACGGACAGCGGTACTGGTATCGTTCATATGGCTCCGGCATTCGGGGAAGAAGACTACTATGCCTGTGCGAAGGCGGGAATTCCTATTGTGAATCCTGTCGACGACGACGGGATGTTCACCGCTGAGGTGCCGGACTATCAAGGCAAGCGCGTGAAGGAAGCGGATAAGGACATCATTGCGGATCTTAAGAAGCGCGGTCATATCTTGAAACAAGATACGATCCAGCATAGCTATCCGTTCTGCTATCGTTCAGACACGCCTCTCATCTACCGTGCGGTTTCAAGCTGGTTCGTGGCAGTTGAAAAAATCAAAGAAAACTTGATCGCTAATAATAAAACGACGGCGTGGGTGCCAGACCACTTGCGTGACGGCCGCTTCGGAAACTGGCTGGAAAATGCCAGAGACTGGGCGATCTCCCGCAATCGTTTCTGGGGAACTCCATTGCCAATCTGGAGAAACGCGGAAGGCGAAGTCATCTGCGTGGGTTCACGCGATGAGCTTGAAAAGCTTTCGGGTCAGAAGATCGACGATCTTCATATTGAATTCGTCGACAATGTGACGATTCCGTCGCCAACTGGTAAATCAGATTTGAAACGCGTTGAGGGAGTTCTTGATTGCTGGTTTGAATCAGGATCTATGCCTTATGCTCAGTGGGGCTATCCCAACACGAATGTTGAAGATTTCAAAAAAGCTTTCCCTGCAGACTTCATCGCTGAAGGTTTGGATCAAACTCGTGGTTGGTTCTATACTTTGTCCGTCATCGGAACGGCTTTGTTTAATCAAGCTCCATTCAAGAACGTCGTTGTGAATGGTCTTGTGTTGGCTGAAGACGGTCGTAAGATGTCTAAGAGCTTGCGCAACTATCCAGATCCTATGGAAGTATTGAATCAGCATGGTGCAGATGCATTGCGCTTGTACTTGATTGACTCTCCGGTTGTGAAAGCTCAGGAATTGAAATTCTCTGAAAAAGGCGTTTACGATATCGTTCGTAAGATCCTTCTTCGTTGGTGGAATTCTTATTCCTTCTTTGCGAACTATGCGAACATCGATGGCTTCGTGCCTAAGGGTGATGCCAAGAAGTCTCCAAACATCCTGGATCAATGGGTGCTTTCTCGTTTGAATGGTTTGATTGCAAATACGCACAAAGAGATGGACGCTTACCGTTTGTACAACGTGGTTCCGCATCTTTTGCAGTTTATTGAAGATCTAACAAACACCTACATCCGTTTCAACCGCAGTCATTTCTGGCAAGAGGGCATGCCTGAAGAGAAACGTTATGCTTATGAAACTCTTCACGAGGTTCTGACGACGCTTTCTCGTTTGATGGCGCCGTTTGCTCCGTTCATGTCGGAAGTGACTTACAAAAATCTTTCGCAAGTCTTGCCAAATAAGAAAGACAGCGTTCACTTGGAAAGCTTCCCTGAAGCTGATCTGACAATGCTTCGTCCTGATTTGGAAGAAGCTGTGAAGGCGATGGATGCTCTAGTGACCTTGGGACGTAATCACCGTGAGAAGATTTCTGTGAAAGCGAAGATCCCTCTTCGCGAGATCAAAATCATTCACAGAAGTCCTCAAGTGCTTGAGACCCTCAAGAAGTTTGAACCTTACTTTATTGATGAATTGAACTTCCGCACAGTGAAATACGATGCCAATGAAGACCAGTACGTGCAAATCACGGCCAAGGCGAACTTCCCTGTCTTGGGTAAACGCCTTGGACCTAAGATGAAGGCGGTTGGCGCTGGTATCCAAAAATTGTCTTTGGAAAGCTTGTTGAAGCTTGAAAAGGGCGAAACAGTTTTGGTGGAAGGTGAAGAGATTCAACTTTCAGACGTTGAAATCCGTCGTGGTCCAAAAGGTGACAATGCGAACATTTCGACTCATCAAATTGTTTCGATCGAAGTGGATCCAACTGTGACTCCAGAGCAAGAGCGTGAAGGTCTGGCTCGTGAGATCATGCGTAAGATTCAAGTGGCTCGTAAAACAGCGGACTTCCAAATGGATGATAAGATCACTTTGGAAATCGCCTGCGACGGGGCGCTTCTTGAAGCTTTGAATGCTCACAAAGAGATGATCGTTTCTGAAACTTTGACGAAGAATTTGAATGTTTTAGCTTTGTCGGCTGAGCCAACAGGTAAGCACACAGAGATTTCGGATATCGACGGCAATGTGATCAAAATCGGTGTTGTGGCACTTCCTCGCGTCTAA
- the tsaA gene encoding tRNA (N6-threonylcarbamoyladenosine(37)-N6)-methyltransferase TrmO — MMEKRAQKAHKAPKNSDVFEFEAIGHVRSPFKDKFGIPRQPGLVSQAKGVIKIHSDPDLKTALRSLEEFSHLWIVFVFHEHGGRNWKPSIRPPRLGGARKVGVLASRSPHRPNPIGLSAVTLEKVDFDAVGGPEIHVGGLDLLDGTPVLDIKPYIPYADSIPEANAGWASEPIARTPVKFSEEAEAEILKRDPSGEKNLRALIIEVLELDPRPAFKKRQAPTTDPSTWGTRYGFDLLGSDVKYEIREGHFLVYTLL; from the coding sequence ATGATGGAAAAACGCGCCCAGAAGGCCCACAAGGCCCCAAAGAATAGCGACGTTTTTGAATTTGAAGCCATCGGGCATGTGAGATCTCCGTTCAAAGATAAGTTCGGAATCCCACGTCAGCCCGGTCTGGTTTCCCAGGCCAAGGGAGTGATTAAAATTCACTCCGACCCTGATTTGAAAACCGCCCTGCGCAGTCTTGAAGAGTTCAGTCATCTGTGGATTGTTTTTGTTTTTCACGAGCACGGCGGCCGAAATTGGAAACCGAGCATTCGGCCTCCACGTTTAGGGGGTGCTCGCAAAGTCGGTGTTCTGGCTTCGCGCTCTCCACATCGTCCCAATCCTATTGGTTTGTCGGCGGTCACTCTTGAAAAAGTGGATTTTGATGCTGTCGGGGGCCCTGAGATTCACGTCGGTGGTCTGGATCTTCTCGATGGCACTCCAGTCTTGGACATTAAGCCTTATATTCCCTATGCTGACTCGATTCCGGAGGCGAACGCAGGTTGGGCTTCAGAGCCAATCGCACGCACTCCCGTGAAGTTTAGCGAAGAGGCAGAAGCGGAAATTCTGAAGCGGGATCCTTCTGGCGAAAAAAATCTTCGTGCATTGATTATTGAGGTTCTTGAGCTTGATCCCAGACCCGCATTTAAAAAACGCCAGGCTCCAACGACGGATCCTTCTACATGGGGCACTCGCTATGGATTCGATCTTCTTGGCAGCGATGTGAAATACGAAATCCGTGAAGGCCATTTCTTGGTCTACACACTTCTCTAG
- a CDS encoding pyridoxamine 5'-phosphate oxidase family protein produces the protein MEIKSQHSSDPNVQKLGELIKHVKIAMLTTIGSDKKLHSSPLLTQEVDFDGDLWFLISKQSQKITDIAQENRTNVSYASSTGKYISVTGFAELVDDKDKVNEIWSRSYQDWFPQGPLDPNIQLLKINVEKAEYWDEHTSPFSRILEFAHLTKSHVSKKSEHGTLDLNH, from the coding sequence ATGGAAATCAAATCTCAACATAGCTCAGATCCGAACGTGCAAAAACTCGGTGAACTTATTAAACATGTAAAGATAGCTATGCTGACGACCATCGGTAGCGATAAAAAACTGCACAGCTCTCCACTACTCACTCAAGAGGTGGACTTTGATGGCGACCTTTGGTTTTTGATTTCCAAACAGTCGCAAAAGATCACAGACATTGCGCAAGAAAATCGCACCAATGTTTCGTATGCCTCTTCGACCGGAAAATATATTTCCGTCACTGGGTTCGCAGAGCTTGTAGATGATAAAGACAAGGTCAACGAAATTTGGAGCCGCTCTTATCAAGATTGGTTCCCGCAGGGCCCCCTGGATCCAAACATTCAACTCTTAAAAATCAACGTTGAGAAAGCCGAATACTGGGACGAGCACACTTCCCCTTTTTCGCGAATTCTTGAATTCGCTCACCTCACGAAGAGCCACGTATCGAAAAAAAGTGAGCACGGAACTTTGGATCTGAATCACTAA
- the queA gene encoding tRNA preQ1(34) S-adenosylmethionine ribosyltransferase-isomerase QueA, whose amino-acid sequence MKVSDLDFQYPEELIATSPQRPSRVMWVKENGEPEEITLKGLMDKIPAGDILVVNNTQVLKRRVFAGDVEILFLKQINATDWEVLFPSKKYKLGEDLQLPLGVKMTLIQKGRPQTVRLSESVQEDYFQKVAELPLPPYIQKARNARHTVEADESWYQTAWAKTPGSFAAPTASLHFSHADMAALKEKGVDICEVTLHVGLGTFLPITADDLNDHDMHEEYVEISSETWQKILKAKSEGRNIWSLGTTSTRSLESAAGGLLSGSATEGFRGFTKLLIQPGYRFKIVNRLLTNFHQPQSTLLALVAAFSSLETVKACYLWAIERKFRLFSYGDLTCWTENTK is encoded by the coding sequence ATGAAAGTTTCAGATTTGGATTTCCAATATCCCGAAGAATTGATTGCGACCTCTCCTCAAAGGCCCTCACGCGTGATGTGGGTGAAAGAAAATGGCGAACCCGAAGAGATTACGCTCAAAGGTCTCATGGATAAGATTCCGGCGGGTGATATTTTAGTTGTTAACAATACCCAGGTTTTAAAACGCCGAGTTTTCGCGGGCGATGTGGAAATCCTCTTTTTGAAACAGATCAATGCGACGGATTGGGAAGTTCTGTTTCCCTCAAAAAAATATAAACTGGGTGAGGATTTGCAGCTTCCTTTGGGCGTTAAAATGACTCTCATTCAGAAAGGACGTCCTCAGACAGTTCGCTTGAGTGAATCTGTTCAAGAAGATTACTTTCAAAAAGTCGCTGAGCTGCCTTTGCCTCCCTATATCCAAAAGGCTCGGAATGCCCGTCACACTGTAGAAGCCGATGAATCTTGGTATCAAACGGCCTGGGCCAAAACACCGGGAAGTTTTGCGGCACCCACGGCCAGTTTGCATTTTTCACACGCAGATATGGCAGCACTTAAAGAAAAGGGTGTTGATATTTGTGAGGTCACTTTACATGTCGGCCTGGGCACTTTCCTGCCAATCACGGCAGATGATTTGAATGACCATGATATGCACGAAGAGTATGTTGAGATCTCCTCAGAAACCTGGCAGAAAATTCTCAAAGCGAAGAGTGAGGGCCGAAATATTTGGTCCCTGGGAACGACCTCCACACGCTCTTTGGAGAGTGCGGCCGGGGGGCTGTTGTCGGGTTCCGCGACGGAGGGGTTCCGAGGTTTTACCAAGCTTTTAATTCAGCCTGGATATCGCTTTAAAATCGTCAATCGCCTCTTAACAAACTTCCATCAGCCTCAGTCGACTTTATTGGCTTTGGTGGCTGCATTTTCTTCTCTGGAAACAGTAAAAGCTTGCTACTTATGGGCGATTGAGAGAAAGTTCCGGCTCTTTTCTTACGGAGACCTGACGTGCTGGACGGAAAACACCAAATGA
- the tgt gene encoding tRNA guanosine(34) transglycosylase Tgt, whose translation MSVGTTANMKLGEFKVHKTEGNARRATLMTAHGPVQTPVFMAVGTKATVKAMTPEELKDCGTQVVLGNTYHLHLRPGEKTIKKMGGLHKFMNWHGPILTDSGGFQVFSLSNLRKMSEEGVEFRSHLDGAKYFISPEKSMEIQMDLGSDIIMAFDECLQYPATDAEIEKSMALTYRWLLRSKAAMTRKESLLFGIVQGGLSLEHRLKSLEQVTSVDLPGYALGGFSVGEPIHLMHELLPNVAPKMPAHKPRYLMGVGTPTDLIIAIDAGIDMFDCVIPTRVARNGTIYTWQGKVSIKRTEYREDDSALDPECDCYTCKNYSKAYLRHLFLSGEILGSRLNTIHNIHFYMKLMEKAREAIAEGRWAQFRDDCLTRFVKKSK comes from the coding sequence ATGTCAGTCGGAACGACTGCCAATATGAAACTGGGTGAGTTTAAGGTTCATAAAACTGAAGGCAATGCGCGTCGCGCGACTTTGATGACCGCTCACGGACCTGTTCAAACCCCGGTATTTATGGCGGTGGGAACGAAAGCTACAGTAAAGGCCATGACTCCTGAAGAACTAAAGGATTGCGGCACTCAAGTTGTTTTGGGTAACACCTATCATTTGCATCTTCGTCCTGGCGAAAAAACCATCAAAAAGATGGGTGGACTTCACAAGTTCATGAATTGGCATGGCCCGATCCTGACGGATTCTGGTGGTTTCCAAGTATTCTCTTTATCGAACCTTCGTAAGATGAGTGAAGAGGGTGTTGAGTTCCGTTCCCACCTTGATGGCGCGAAATATTTTATCTCTCCAGAAAAGAGCATGGAGATCCAAATGGATCTTGGCTCTGACATCATCATGGCGTTCGATGAGTGTTTGCAGTACCCAGCCACAGACGCTGAAATTGAAAAGTCGATGGCTCTGACTTACCGTTGGTTGCTTCGATCTAAGGCGGCCATGACTCGCAAGGAAAGCTTGCTGTTTGGTATCGTTCAAGGTGGTTTGAGTCTTGAGCATCGCTTGAAAAGTCTGGAACAGGTCACTTCGGTGGATCTTCCTGGGTACGCTTTAGGCGGCTTCAGCGTAGGTGAGCCTATTCACTTGATGCATGAGTTGCTTCCAAATGTAGCACCTAAAATGCCAGCACATAAGCCGCGCTATTTGATGGGTGTGGGAACTCCGACAGATTTAATTATCGCAATAGATGCAGGCATTGATATGTTTGACTGCGTCATTCCTACGCGTGTGGCCCGCAACGGGACGATCTATACTTGGCAGGGCAAAGTGAGCATCAAGCGTACAGAGTACCGTGAAGACGACTCTGCGCTCGATCCAGAATGTGATTGCTATACATGTAAGAACTATTCTAAGGCTTATCTGCGCCATCTCTTCTTGAGTGGTGAAATTTTAGGCTCTCGTTTGAACACGATTCACAACATTCATTTTTATATGAAGTTGATGGAAAAAGCCCGTGAGGCGATCGCAGAAGGTCGTTGGGCGCAGTTCCGTGACGACTGTTTAACGCGTTTCGTAAAGAAGTCGAAGTAG
- the yajC gene encoding preprotein translocase subunit YajC, producing the protein MLLGLLVSTAHAQTAAPAGGQPSAFEMFVPFIFIFVIFYFLIIRPQSKRQKEHQKFLAEIKRGDEVITTSGILGRIEGITDQFVTVEIADGVKVKMLRTQIATTQKSATEEKK; encoded by the coding sequence ATGTTATTAGGACTACTTGTATCGACAGCACACGCACAAACCGCAGCTCCGGCTGGTGGACAACCATCAGCTTTTGAGATGTTTGTTCCATTCATCTTTATCTTCGTTATTTTCTATTTCCTTATCATTCGCCCACAATCAAAAAGACAAAAAGAACACCAAAAGTTCTTGGCGGAAATCAAACGTGGCGACGAAGTGATCACGACTTCAGGTATTTTGGGTCGTATTGAAGGCATCACGGATCAATTCGTGACTGTTGAGATCGCTGATGGTGTTAAAGTTAAAATGCTTCGTACTCAAATCGCTACAACTCAGAAATCAGCAACAGAGGAAAAGAAATAA